The Lathyrus oleraceus cultivar Zhongwan6 chromosome 5, CAAS_Psat_ZW6_1.0, whole genome shotgun sequence genome includes the window tccacagtgcagtttcaagtcatctggggcccataaaagtcaactgcaagtcaattgagggctaggagatggagaaatggtttgagacacttcattcatgttcaaaagtggtttattcatcatgtcaaacatctaccttgaagattttgaagccatatcaaaagtttccaaaaatggaaagtgacctgtaatttgaaagtttccaaaaatggcaagtttttggaccaacttcaactcaactttccaacatcaaagaagcttcaaatgaatttttgtccaacatgaaagttgaagatctttctctcccatttccaaaaagtccaagatcatgaatttatgatgaatggttaaggagttatgatcaaatcattggaaagtatgcttgaaacttcaaatggccatatcttttgaaccaagactccaatttgagtgctcctttttgcacaattctcctcatggcatgaattttccaaatacctcatcacattgcatgaaatttgaacatatgatcattggattattcatgaagtttttgaaggaaaattgccaaaatcaaatttggttgatcacatgcatgtaattccatttccaatgtgtgcatggactgattttaagtggatttgggccttcatggtgcactgttcacgtgtggcTTCCATGCATGGGGTGAAATTGCAAATTTGTGCATGCACCTTATATCCTTCTAATCTCATTTAGCTTTGGCCTAATCATGATTTCAGATTAATTAGCAGGgcatatataagcttaatcacaACTGTTTCATTCAGAACACACagtttcagatctagaattggagttttgatcaaaattttctctcaccAAGAACTTCAAGATTCCTCACATAAGCCTcatttctcttggtgaattcttGATCCTGGTGAAGTTTTGAGTAAGATTGAACGTGCCATTGGTGAATTTCTGCTCAATTTCGTGcatgcttgaagcttgaaggtgttGATGGCAATTTCAAATTAAGCTGGATCTACACGTTTCTGAGCctccaattcttcatcaatcatcactACAAGTATCCTAGAGCTGATCTGGACCATTGTTGGGCCTTGTAGCATGCGTTTTCAacttgctgttcttcaagaggttaagTTTCGAACCtcataattctcaaattcatgtgtatatttgtgtagatctttgtttgctGATAATTTTGGTAGgaatttcatgaaaaatggagCATTATTCACTGAGTTATGTATGATTGAAGTTTGATGCACCAAAAAtgttttgctcgattctctctgGATATGATGAATTAGGCTTAGTTGTTTGTTGATCTATGATCTCCATTGAAAGATCTTCATGTTGATGTACTTGTTTTTAAAATCTGGAAAATTTGTTCATAGGCatgtactgttcatcttcatcttcttgaagaagatgaagtttccAGGTTAGCGTCCACATAGTGACGGCTTTAGCGTCGAAAATTGCCTGGCTAGGGTTTTCAGgcaaaacggtgtcgttttggcCTGGCGCGCATATTTTCAAATGTTGACATGGATCGATTCCCAGCATGTGCAATTTTCAAATGTTCATCATTTTTATGCCTTTTCCCTCCATTTGCCATGCTTtgcttattttttatttttcatttttatgtcaacttctaaaatccataacaaattgaaaaatgactcaaatcactcccaattttttgcaaaatgatcctctatttgtctagttttttatgatgatgatttcaaaagttgtgcatggctggaattttgtttgctctaggttgattgaacatAGGTGCTTTTATGACCCTGCCTtgctctttctatcatgaaatgcttgatattgatccaaattgcttgaaattttgcatgatgcttcttgACATGTTGCTGGAcctttgaggcttgattgtgcatttttcccatttaccatttctgttttatggacatgtttgcatggtgtgacaatttgtgtcacacatttggttgtccaacttgtgcaatttaatttccatgccaattgatctttcatgcttctgattttttgcatgatgatggtgttagatgtgttgaatgctcatgattttttccagagttatttgaatcatttctgttttgattgggaattttcattcataatgatcaaatgtatgctttgaattggtctttgacttcctttgcacatGAATTGGACTTGCctattgattttggtttggtcctttttaggacttgttcttgattgaataaacatgctttgtgttgaatatcaagttctgttttggctttttgattcacttttgaccctaggctttgacctagtggtttgttacttacatttgagttgtgaatttcaggttcaagtatgcatctccatgattgatgttgctccttcatttgagcttgatcatttgttattgttggctaacatttgtttgttttgtaggctttgatgatggttcacttgtgtttatggcttatgtgttgcatattgggttgtctgtttgatattgactaTTGACTATTGTCTGaattttgtactgattggtttagttgtttccacaggtacctaagttgctttaagttcatttgaactttgctttgcttttcttgtggttggcataccacttaggtataatcccttgatcttcatgtagtctggaagacctgtcatgttactttggcaggcacctgtctgaagccctccttaagaggcaatgtttgtgattgtttaattttgtgccaagcaggtaaagtcctcttaagaggcaattggcagataaaagggatgtgcaatccatcccctgctattcagttgtgtcattcactttgctcacaccatgtgttgatgcattgtgaataagaacccaagatcttgttgtgtcagtcatgtggagaagagttccttcattctgaactcccacactttctatttgattcaagctctcccaggccagggataagagctatgaggcataaccctcattcccatttcatctgcttcaccctaactcttaatgttagggttaagagctaaaaacaccccattccagttggcttgtttctacagcctagccttgtatgagccacttgtttgcatatagtgtgtgtgcttgctctcttgtgcttgtgtttgattATTGTGTGTTTAGGATAGCTTGATTCCTGTGCAAATTAGGATAGAGACtttaacatagggatcgtatgcatgacaacttctaggctcgagtcgtagtctccctagtagcttgttatctccctagtctctggttaggttagaagttctttccctgttaaggggaactacgttgccctgatcctcatactagatgaggtacgtaggcaggagatgagctgatctctccgggcgccctttttctttttcaaccctcttgtgtgtgtttggagtctgacgtaagtccagcgattagcagtcggtttcctgtgtgtggttgtttgtgcggagtctgacgtaagtccagcgattggcagtcggtctcctgtttgtgttttgtttggcgtgcgttagccaagctacgagtgctctgattcttctctggttagagaagatacgtatacataggatacgacatcctagcgagcatgtttcccctatccccgaactacgtcgactctgatgtttgtgtctgacaaactacgtaggaccaggatgcgatatcctgccgagtccatttcttccgtctttcatctgtgtttccaGTGCGTGTGTAGTGTTTTGAGCAgtttctttagcaacctttcttctattctttttgagcgtggatcccgtcgagtacgacggatgcgtaggggtgctaataccttcccttcgcataaccgactcccgatccttacatctctggtcgcgagaccatgtcctttccaggtttacttcgagcgtttcctttccctcctttgggataaataacgcacggtggcgactttgttgtttctttttcccgccggtttttcgcgtaatgcgacaattATATGTAGTTTaattgtgtgtatgcatagattgaattgaagatgatgagatgctttgaaatccttattcatgtaggttttactaactctagaaaccttactagaaaatgatgcatgtataaagtatttatatgcatggaTGATTTAGGGCAAAAAGGAATTCAAAGGACTTGAGAAAAATATGAAATTTTGAAAAATTACATCGGATAGGTCGACCTATAAAAGTTATGTGTCGACATGTTCGATTCATAGGTCGACTTGTCAAAAGTCATTTATCGACATATGACTGTTATGCGCTCCCTATGTGTCAACCTGAAGACTCGGCACATGAGACAGAAGCTATAGGCTTTAATACTGTGTCGACTTATAGaatgcatgtgtcgacctatagccaGGAAATGTTTTCCATAGGTCGACCTATAATTACATGTGTTGACCTATAATGCTATTTTTCACAAAAATTGttttttcatgcatgtttgatgcatgagaccttttccaagttgtttccaaatacttttatgcttcctaatggTAATATGCACATAGAGAATCagaggataccgtccaatatacattaacACTAAAGTATCCTaattttgacatcatacaaaacacatctAACGGAAGTTGCACTCACAAGTTGGTGTTATATATTCCTTAGGTCTTTTTTGTTATATATTGATGTTGTGTAGGTGCATATGCATTTTGGGTGTCTTGATAATAGTCATTTTATTGGCAATGGTATGAGGACGTTCTTGATATCGTGGTTGGGTGTCTAGCATGTTTTGATTATGGGTTTGTGTGTTTGTGGGTCATTAATTTTGTTGGgtagggggttgtgagtaacaTGTATGATAATTTTCTAGGGGGTAGACACTGAAGCTTCTTGTGTGTAAGTGTTTTATCGTGGGTCGTATAAATACCTTTCTTTGGCTACAAACCCAGTTGCAACTGATCTTTACCAATCCATATAAGTATTAATTGGTCTATACAGGGTTGGAATCATAGCGTCACGTAAGACATGGCCACGATGGTTCCTTCATTTACGACACTCAGATTTAGCAAAGTCCTTTTGATTGTCAAAGTTCCATTATTCATTAGTTTTTCGTTGGTGCCATTGAGCGAGGCACGTCAGGGGATATGGGATGTTTTAAAGCATTCCAAACTACAATTTGACACAGTCACTGTGGTGCATCTCTATAGTGGTGAAACTGATGACCGACGTGTATGCAGTCCAAACAGATGCATCTTCTTCTCTGACTTCATGTTGATGTTCCAAGTTTAGATATGGATGCCAAATtaactttaaaagaaaaaaagattAGATCATAAAATAGgtaatattaaaaataaattgattCGTTTAGTATTTGGGTTTGGTTTTCAAAACACCGATGTTGTCTGATTTACAATCAATAGAAATTCAAGTTTCTTTCATTTGAAAGATAGAATAGAATCAAAACTAGTGTCTGGTCCTGTATCACAAATTATATATCAAAATCCAGTTTTTTTTTAAACAACCACGTTAAATTTTATTCGTTTAAGGTTCaaaatgatgaagatgttgaaaatATGTTCGTTAGTCACAAACATTCTGGTTTCAAATATATTGAGTTGTATACTTTACTCCAACAAAATCTTACATCTCAAAAATCTTAGATAATTGATTAATTTGAACCTGCATCTATATATTCAAATGAAGCTGAAGACATAGATGCAGATGAAGTTGAACCAgaagttgatgttgttgatgttgttgatgatgaagaagaagaaagtgAGATACAAGTCGATTATTTGTTGAACACCAACACTGAAGATGATGATAATCAAGCTCCGTTGTCTccaagtcatgtatattgtccCCCTTAACATATGACAAACTTGAACTTGGATGACTATGAGCCAATCTCTGATATTTTTTATAACCCTTATATGCGGTCAGAGGGTGAGTTAAAAGTGGGAGACCGTTTTTGCACTAAAGAAGACTGTGTGCGAGttatcaaaaaatttcacatggaAGGTATGTCATTCATGTCATAATGTGCTTTGCATGTTTCGACTAGCAACGTCTTACAAGAAGAGGATTGATTCATGAGAGATAAGTTCCATACATCCACCTCATACTTGCATCGCCACGAATATTTCACAAGATCATCATAAATTAAACTCTGAACTGATATGTCACAACATTTTTCCTCTTGTTAGCAAAGACCCATCAGTGGAGGTGATTATAATAATCTCTTATATCGTTAGATGATATAATTATACTCCCTCATACAAGAAAGTGTGGATTGCAAGAACTAAGGTTGTTGAAAGAGTATTCAGAAAttgggaggattcatacaaatAATTTCCAAAATATTTGGTTGCACTAAAGACGCATGGTCCGAGAATTGTTACCATTTTGGAGACACTGCCATCATATACGTTGGATAGAACTTGTGTCAGTGGAAATAGAATATTCTACCGACTATTTTGGGCTTTTTGACCATGCATTAAAGGGTTTGCATTCTACAAACCTATTCTTTAAATTGACGGAATATGGATTTACGGGAAATACAAGGGCACATTACTTATGGAAGTGGCACAAGATGAAAACAATAACATTTTTCCAATTACATTCTCTCTAGTTGAAGGTGAGACTCTTGGTGgttggagtttcttccttaagaatctcaGATCATACGTTGCTCCACAACCCAACCTCTATTTAATTTCTGACAAACATGCATCTATTGAGAGTGCATACAATAATCCTGAGAATGAATAAATGATTCTCCTTTTAgccatgtctattgcattagacatatcgcacaCAATTTCATGCAGCaaatcaaagataagaaccttCGGAAAAAATTGTGAATGTAAATTATGTTTTAACTCAACCATCGTTCTGATACTACCGCGATGAAATTAGATTGTCAAATGCGGATGCATTAAGGTGGGTGGATAACATCCCATTGAAGAATTGGACAAGGGAATTTAACGAAGGTcgtcgatggggccacatgacaacaaaccttgttGAATACATGAACAAAGTCTTCAAAGGCATTAGAAACCTACCAATAACCGTGTGGGTGAGAGCAACATACTTTAGGTTGGGATCACTTTTCGTAACCAGAGGCAAAAAATGGCATTAGATTTTACAGTCGGGGAAATTATTCAGTGAAAGTTGCatgaaagtgatgaagaagaaaacTCTCAAAGCTAGCGCACATGTCATTTCAATCTTTGACCGACATAGACAAACTTTTAGTGTAAAGGAAACACAAAACCATAACGAGGGGAGCCCGAATGGAGACTATCAGGTCCAACTGAATAGAGGTTGGTTTGACTGTGGAAAATTTCAAGCCTTCCGTATGtcttgctcccatgtcattgtgGCATGTTAATATGCTCTCCAAGACACTTCCATGCATCTCTTTGATGTTTACAAAGTCGTAAATGTTTTCAATGTGTACAACGATAACTTTTCGGTGGTGACATTGGAAGATTAGTGGTCtgcatatcaaggggacataATTTGGCACAACGAAAACACGCGACGGAAGAAAAATGGTCGCCCTAACAACACACGAATTAGAACAAAAATGATACAACTGATAAGATGGTAAGATTATGTGATTTATGTCGTCAGCCTGAACACAATCGACAAAAAATCCCATTGTATGAGCAAGTGCTACATGAACATTTATTTGTGTTCTTTAACTTTTTGTAACCTTATTATTTATAATATATCAACTTTTGGTTACAGCATAAATTTTTCACACACGAAGAACACAAGACAtaataatacaaataaaatacgcataatacaacaacaaaaataatagataaaAAACTTAACGCCACAATATATCTAAGAGATTACGACAATCAAAACAATGTCATTTGCTGCAGATATCATATCCATAACATCATCGTCATCTCTAACTCGCACCACATACGTTGCGTAGCATTATGTCATTTGCAATTGAGATGTACGAAACAAGCCTATCGATACTCCTAATTATTTTCCCATCATTAATCTCTCAGTCTAACCAACTTTTCAGACTCCTCTCAAGATGCCCAAAGCTTTGGATGTTCCAAAAGAGCATTTTCATTAGAGTTTCGTTGCGGAATAAAATACATGTTCATATCTTTTAACAATCATGATAAAGGTAGTGATGCAAATGAAAGAAGAATTTGAAATGAAGTGTGGAGTGAAGCAAATGGTAGAACACGCCTCTATTTATACTAAAAATATTCACAATTTACATCGATATTAGGTCAATTGACGTCTCCCTTTAAAATGTGTACACTCATGCCAATTGAATTGACAATATCATATGCAGTCGTCAATCCAATTAGTGTCTCCTTTTAAAATTATAGAGATGTCGTCAATTCGTCTGACAATAACATTGCATctataaatattttttttgaaagtagggtgtttttgattttttttttaaacatacgatattttaataattaatttaaaaatatgtGTTATTTGAGTAAAAAATGCCATATAAGAATGTATGGCTAGGATATTCCAATTGAAAAgaattaatatttttatttatgtattatttattattataatttatCTTTTTATGTGACCAGTTATTACTTATCAAAAACTAGAAATCTGTGAGCGTTCATTTTcattatttaatttatttttgttcggtttcatttttcattatttataGGGACATTGCATGGTTCATTTCATGACCTTCGTTGAAAATTAATAACCAAACATGGACATGAATTCGGGTTCGGATCCCACGCGCCCGCTTTTGTCCAAAAATGACCGGAACTCCACCGAACACGACGGCCGGAGGCCCCGAATCCCTCGCCGGAACTCCGTTAACTCTCTCAGATCCGCTTTCATGTCCATGCTTCCTGATAAGGTCCGTTCTAACATTGACTCAGAGTCTCCTTTCGATGTTGATCTCTCCAAAGCCACCGCTTTAAGCCAaggtctctctctctctctctatcttTATCTCTCTCTAAATCTATGTGTATAATAAAGAATTATGAGCGTGTAGGAGTGAAAGATTACTACGAAAAACAAATCGCTACTCTGAAATCATTTGAGGAAGTGGATGCGGTGGTGGAATCTGACGGCATTATTGAGGAAGATAAAGAAGAACTGGCTCAACAAGAAAGAGCAATGAAGATTTCAAATTATGCAAATATAGTTTTGTTGATATTGAAGGTATATTCTATATTGATTCATATATTTCATCATTTTCATGTCTTCAAAAGTTACTTTTTTTCACATAAGACAAAAGCGACTTTTTGGATTAAATTTGTTTTGATTCTTGACAGAGGACAAAAGCTATATTTTTTTTCTGTAGAGTGATTAATTTTTAAACTCTGTGACTTGTGAGAATCAATTACTAGAACTCTTTGGCTTtttggattgtctgtttgttgtttctattattaatattattGTACTTTGCTGCTGATATGTGTCTTTTTGTGATATAATTGAGTAAAATAATGTGTTTGATTTGTTGAAACTGATATGTCAAACTTTTGATGACAAATGCTCTTTGGTTTTTTTTATGTGTATGTTGAAAAGTATATGAATTCTAGAAGATAAAAAGTAGGTAAAGATAATAACACAAGTCATTGATGTGTAGGTTTATGCGACGGTAAGGAGTGGGTCAATAGCTATTGCAGCATCAACTTTGGATTCTCTGCTTGATCTAATGTCTGGTGGAATACTTTGGTACACTCACTTAGCAATGAAGAACATAAATATCTACCAGTATCCCATTGGAAAGCTGAGGGTTCAGCCGGTAGGCATAATTGTTTTCGCCGCTATCATGGCCACACTTGGTGAGTAAAGTTCACTAGAACTATATTTCCTAGCTTGTATGAAGAGTTTCCGTCCTGTGATGAAGATATAAATCGATTTTGTTACAGGATTTCAGGTGCTGGTTACGGCCTTAGAACAACTAATAAAAAACAGTCCTAGTGAAAAGATGACGGGGGAACAGTTAATATGGTTGTATTCTATCATGATATTTGCAACTGTGGTGAAGCTTATACTTTGGCTTTACTGCAGAAGCTCGGGTAACCAGATTGTTCGTACCTATGCGGATGTAAGTGTTTTCTCTCTTATGATGTTTGCGTTCTTGAATTAAGTCAAGTACAATTGAACAATAAAAACATGTCAATATGCAGGATCACCACTTTGATGTGGTAACAAATGTAGTTGGGTTAGTTGCGGCTATTCTTGGTGATAAGTTTTATTGGTGGATTGATCCGGTTGGAGCTATTTTACTTGCAATTTACACTATTACCAATTGGTCTCGCACTGTCATGGAAAATGCAGGTAATTCTCATCAGAATTTTAAACAAAAAAAGAAGTTGCAATATGTATATTTACCCGTGTGATAAAAAACCCAAATTGCAATATATTCTTGGTGCTAATGCCCTTCAAAGGAAAAGTAGTTTATAAAACTTCACTTCCATGAAACAACTTTATTTTTGGTCGGCAATGGAAGATTTTAAATGCCAGTTCTTTTTTCATTTCATTGTACGAAACCAGATGAACTTATATTGAAAATGATGCAAAATTATTCGCCAAAACCGGTATCTAGTATCCACCATCAGTTTTTCAAGCAATTTGTCATCAGATGGGAGCAAAAGATGAATTAGAGAATGATATACCAACTTCATACTATAATTGTTGCAGGTGAAAGTTCAGCACAATTGTTTCAGATATTGGACAGAATTATATACAGTATTAACTTTTGctccttttaatttctaaaaGACAGATCTTAATAACCATTAAAGGATACGGAACTTACGATGTTAAATGCAATTGGTTGGCATAAACTAGTTCATTTGTTTGCGAATTTTCTGTGAATATAATTTTGTACTATTTCTGATCACTGATACTTTCATTGCAGTTTCACTGGTGGGACAATCTGCGTCTCCTGAATTTTTGCAGAAGTTAACATATCTCGTTATAAGGCACCCTGGAATTAAACGCGTTGACACTGTCCGCGCATATACATTTGGTGTTTTATATTTTGTGGAGGTATTATTGAATTACAAAGAATCAATTTTAGCAGCATTAGATACACCACAAAACTCATCTTAGTTACCCCAAAAATGGTTTCAAAAGACTAGCCCTGGTTTTTTAAATTTTAGTTTGGCATTCTCTGCATTTGTTATTCTATGCCTCATCATTTGTGTCTGGTTTTGAGCAGGTAGACATTGAACTTCCAGAAGATCTACCCTTAAAAGAATCACATGCTATTGGGGAGACTCTACAGATAAAGCTTGAGAAACTTTCAGAAGTTGAGCGAGCATTTGTTCATCTGGACTTTGAGTGTGATCACAAACCAGAGCACTCAATTCTCAGTAAACTACCCAACAATTAGCCTTAAGCACACCTTTTCCTGTCCACGCACAGGAAGAAATGCGAACTTTTGCAATTGAGTTTTCATCGACAACTTCTTCGTGAAGAGTGAAGCTTTAAAATAGCAGGATCCAGCTGTTTGGTTATTCGGAAGCTGAAAATGCAACCAACTTTTGCCAAACTTCGAGTTACTTTTAGTGCAAATACTTTCTGTAATTG containing:
- the LOC127084354 gene encoding metal tolerance protein 4; this encodes MDMNSGSDPTRPLLSKNDRNSTEHDGRRPRIPRRNSVNSLRSAFMSMLPDKVRSNIDSESPFDVDLSKATALSQGVKDYYEKQIATLKSFEEVDAVVESDGIIEEDKEELAQQERAMKISNYANIVLLILKVYATVRSGSIAIAASTLDSLLDLMSGGILWYTHLAMKNINIYQYPIGKLRVQPVGIIVFAAIMATLGFQVLVTALEQLIKNSPSEKMTGEQLIWLYSIMIFATVVKLILWLYCRSSGNQIVRTYADDHHFDVVTNVVGLVAAILGDKFYWWIDPVGAILLAIYTITNWSRTVMENAVSLVGQSASPEFLQKLTYLVIRHPGIKRVDTVRAYTFGVLYFVEVDIELPEDLPLKESHAIGETLQIKLEKLSEVERAFVHLDFECDHKPEHSILSKLPNN